Genomic window (Bradyrhizobium sp. 186):
GTTCGCGCGGCGCGTGATCCGGCAGATCGAGGCCGAGCGCACGGTCCGGCAAGACCCGCTGACGCAACTGCCCAACCGCTTCGCCTTCAACGAGACGCTCGATTCCGCGCTGAAGCGACTGGCTCTATCCGGCGAGGAATTCGCGGTGCTTCTGCTCGACCTCGATCGTTTCAAGGAGGTCAACGACAAGTTCGGCCACCCGGCCGGCGACGAATTCCTGGTCCAGGTCGCAAGCCGGCTGCAACGCTGCACCCGCGCGGCCGAGCACGTCGCGCGCATCGGCGGCGACGAGTTCGCGCTGGTGATGGCCAATCTGGCGCGGCCGGAGGATGCGCTCGAAATCGCCGAGCGCTTCGTCGCGGCTTTTGCCGAGCCGTTCCCGATCGAGGGCCGCCAGATCGCCGGCGCGACCAGCGTCGGCATCGTGCTGGCGCCGCGGGACGGCAACACGCCGCTCGACGTCATGAAGAATGCCGACGCCGCACTCTATCGCGCCAAGAAGGCTGGGCCGGGCACGGTCTGCTTCTTCGAGGAAGCCGACGACCGCTCGTCCCGCGATCGCAAGGCGCTGCAATCGGACCTGGCGGGTGCCATCGCGCGTGACGAGCTGTTCCTGGTGTTCCAGCCGTTCCTCGATCTCGGCGACAACCGGATCACCGGCTTCGAGGCGCTGCTGCGCTGGCAGCACCCGCAACGCGGATTGATTCCGCCCAGCGAATTCATTCCGATTGCGGAGGAGACCGGGCTGATCCACGAGATCGGCGAATGGGTGATCCGGCGCGCCTGCGCGACGCTGGCGGACTGGCCGGAGGAAATCCGCGTCGCCGTGAATTTCTCCGCCGCGCAGTTTCACAACAACGGCATCCTTCAGATCATCGTGCAGGCGCTTGCAGACGCGAAGATCGCCCCACACCGGCTCGAGATCGAGATCACGGAATCGATGCTGCTGTCGAAATACGGCTCGGCCGCGTCGGTCCTGAATGCACTGCTGCAGCTCGGCGTCACGGTGGCGCTCGACGATTTCGGGACGGGCTTCTCGTCGCTGACTTACCTGCGCAAGCTGCCGTTCAGCCGTATCAAGATCGACCAGTCCTTCATCCGCGACATGCTGGTGCAGCCGGACTGCGCCGCGATCGTGAAGTCGGTGATCTCGCTCGCGCGAGACCTGCGCATCGGCGTGGTCGCGGAAGGCGTCGAGACCGCCGACCAGCTCGAATATCTGCGCCAGACCCAGTGCGACGAAGTGCAGGGCTATCTCATCGGCCGGCCGGTGCCGGCCGAGCAGGTTCTGGCGCTGCTCGACCCGAAGAAACGTCGGGCGACCTACGCGGCGTAGGGCCTGTACTCATAAACACGGCTTCGGAGGGTAAAGCGGAAGTCGCCCCGCTTGGTCGTCATCGACGGCTTATGACCCTGATTGCGCGGTCGCCCCTAACTCCTGCCCTACTGGGCTTGATCGTAGGCCTGCAGGATCCGGACAAAATCAGCCATGCTGGATCGATCTCGGTTTTCAGCCATAGCCGCAACCTGAGTATTGGACGCGGGTTGGCTGCCCTGCCAGAACCGCATTAGGAGATCGGCGATGTTTCTCATGGCGTACTCTCTGCACCAACTGTGGCAGTAAGCATCAGTTGAGCGGCAAAGCGCCGCTAGATCGGGAGAAGGGCCGGCGGGCGTTACGCCGCCGGCCTTGTCCCGCAACTGCCGGCTCGCAGGGCCGGTTCCGTTGCTTTTTCACTCTGGATGTATTGGTAACACCAGCCCTTGGTCGCCGCCATCGCGCGCAGGTATGAAGTGACCATACTTAGGTAGGCTTGGACCAGTGAATCGGGATCAGTCGACCAAGTGTCGTTTGATCGCAGATGGGTTGGCGACTTCCGTTGGAGGCCCAAGGCCGACATGCGGCCACGTCGGCTTTAAGGTTGCCTTTAAGAGCGGACATGCCGAATTTATGAGTCCACGCCTCGTTTGGTCAGACCGCGTCCACCCGCAGCAGCGTGTCCACGGTGATGATGCCACGGGCGCGCGAGACGCAGGCGCAGATCTTCTGGTTGCTCTCCTTCTGATGGTCGCTGAAGAAGACGTCGCGATGGTCGATCTCGCCCTCGACCTCGACCACATCGATGGCGCACAGGCCGCACTCGCCGCGCTTGCAGTCGAACATCACCTCATGGCCGGCGGCGTTGAGCACGTCCAGCATCGAGCGCTCGCGGGGGATTTCGATCTCGACGCCGGAGTCCTTCAAGCGCACGCGAAACATTTCGGTGGGCAGCGATCCGCTCGAACCAAAGGTCTCGTAGCGGAGGTCGGTGAGCGGATGGCCGGCACCGATCCAGGCGTGGCGCGCGGCATCCAGCATCCGCATCGGGCCGCAGAACAGCGTCAGTGCGCCCCGCGGCAATGACGCGAACAGCGCGTCGAGGTCGAGCCGGCGGCCTTCGTCGCCAGCATGAACGACCAGGCGTTGGCCGAGCATGGCAGCGAGCTCGTCGAGATAGGCGGCCTCGCCGCGCGAGCGCACGGCATAATGCAGCGTGACATCAGCGCCGCGTCGCGCCAGCGCTTGCGCGGCGCCGAGGATCGGCGTGATGCCGATGCCGCCGGCGATCAGGCAATAGTTTTCACGCGTCCAGTCGACCGCGAGCAACGACGACGGTTGCGTGATATCGAGCCGCGCACCTGGCGCGAGCTGCCACATGTAGCGCGAGCCACCGCGGGAATCCTCGGCGCGGCGCACCGCGATCCGCAAGCCACGCGACGAGACCTCGCCGACCAGCGAATAGGACCGCGTCTCGGGCTGGCCGTTGATGGTCACGGTCACGTTGATATGACTGCCGAGCGCATAAGCAGCGCCATCGAACTGATCCGGCTTGATCAGGAACTCACGGATGCCGGGCGCGAGATCGCGCGTTTCAAGCAGCGTAGCCGGAGTCCAGGTTTCGATGAATCGCATGGCACTCCCCTATTCGGTTGCCGCGAAGCTGATCCGCGCCAGCGCCGGCAGCAGGTCGAGATGGGTGCGGTTGCGCAGCGCGAGCCGCAAATTGCGCACGGCGAGCCGCGCATGCTCGCGCATCACGGCCTCGGCACGGGCGCCTTCGCGGTTCTCGATCGCGTCGATCACGACACGATGGTGTTCCTGTCCGATGATCAAAATCTGCTGCGCCTCGGGCAGCGCGGATTGCGCCATCACGAAGCCGCTTGGCGAGGCGAACGGCAGCGCCGAGGCGCGGTCGATCTGCCGGATCAAGGGCGGGCTGCGCGACAATTCCGTGAGCAGCGCATGGAAACGCGCGTTCAGCGTGACATAGGACGAGAACGCATCGACCGAGATCGGCACCTGGCGCAGCAACTCGTCGATCGCGGCCAGACACTCCTTCAACGGCTCGAGCTCGCGTGCGGAGACACCGCGCTCGGCGGCGAAGCGCGCGGCGAGGCCTTCCAGCGTGCCGCGCAGCTCGATGGAATCGGAGATGTCGCGCTCGGAGAACGCTTTCACCATGAAGCCTCCGGAGGGGATCGCCTCCAGCAGGCCTTCCTCCTCCAGCCGCACCAGCGCCATGCGCACCGGCGTGCGCGAGGCGCCGGTCGTCTCCACCGCCTGCAGCTCGGAGATGCGCTCGCCCGGACGCAACGAGCCGGACAGAATCTGATCGCGCAGCGCAAGCTGCGCCTTCACGGTCTGCGAGACGGAGCGGTCGACCTCGCGCTCGGCCATATCAACTACTCCGCGGCCTGGAGGTGCTGCGGCGGGTTTTCCTTGGCCACCATCTTGTCGATCAGCTTGCGCGTCCACATCGCGCCGGCGTCGATGTTGAGGTTGTAGAAGACGCGATCGGGATTCTCGTCCATCGCGCGCTGCTGCGCCTCGAGGATCAGTTCGTCCTCGTGGAAGATGCCGGAGACGCCTTCGCGGATCTCGGTGGTGATGCGCTGCTCACCAAGGCGGTAATTACGGACGAAAGCCCAGAAATAGCGGCAGGTCTTTTCGGTCTCGGGCGTGATGGTGTTGAGCACGAAGCCGTTGACACCCTGCGAGCGGTCGCCTTCCGGCGCGCCGGTGCCGGTCGGCGCCACGCCGACATCGATCGCGATCGTACACGGCGCCTCGAAGCGGATGATCTGCCAGCGGTCGACCAGGCCGGGCTTGCCGAGCTGCTTGGCCCAGAACGGCGGCGCCTCGATGCCGCGCATCCAGCGCGCCACCGTCACTGTCTTCTCGCCATGGGTGACGTCGAAGGGCGCTTCGGCGACCGCATCATTGCCGATGGAGGAGCCGTGCACGAAGGTCTCGTGGGTCAGGTCCATGAGATTGTCGAGCACGAGGCGGTAGTCGCAATTGACGCGGATGGTCTTGCCGTCGCCGGCCCAGGCGGGATCGTGATTCCAGTGCATGTCGGGCACCAGCGCAGGATCGGCGAGCGCGGGGTCGCCCATCCAGAGCCAGATGTAGCGGTGACGCTCGACCACGGGATAGGCGCGGACGCAGGCCGACGGGTTGATGGTCTCCTGCGAGGGCATGAAGGTACAGCGTCCTTGCGAATTGTACTTCAGGCCGTGATAGCCGCAGACGACCGTGTCGCCTTCGAGCCGGCCCTTGGACAGCGGCACCAGGCGGTGCCAGCAGGCGTCCTCAAGCGCGGTCACGCTGCCATCGGCCTTGCGGTACATCACGACGTGCTTGCCGCAGATCGTCCGCGGCATCAGCGCCGGCTTGACGTCGGCGTCCCAAGCGGCGGCGTACCAGGCGTTCATGGGGAAGGGTTTTGTCACCGGTCTCACTCCCAAGGTTTATGAATACGTTATGTATACAATAACTGGGAGGCCGAATGATTCAAGGCGGAAATATGCTTACCTAATTACCATTAGCCATGATTAGGTATACAGGATGCGTATTTCGGGAACGACGCCCCGCAAACTCGTCATGCCCGGGGCTTGTCCCGGGCATCCCACGCTCTTCGTGCAGCACCAAAGACGTGGATGGCCGGGACAAGCCCGGCCATGACGGTGCGGCAACGTCCGCGCGACAGCGCGCTCCCGGGGTAAGCGCCACCCGCCTCGGCAGTTACGCCCCGAACACCTTCGCCAGCCCCACCTGGGCTTCCCGCTGAATCCGCTTCAGGTGCTCGGTGCTGCGGAAACTCTCGGCGTAGATCTTGTAGACGTCCTCCGTTCCGGAGGGGCGCGCGGCGAACCAGCCGAAGTCGGTCTCGACCTTGATGCCGCCGAAGGGCTGGCCGTTGCCGGGCGCCTTGCTGAGTGTTGCACGGACGGGGTCGCCGGCGAGATCCTTGAGGCCGAGCTGCTCGGGCGTGACGGACTTGAGGATGTTCTTCTGGGGCACGGTCGCGGCGACGTCGATACGTGCGTAATGGGGCACGCCGAGTTCGGCGGTGAGGTCGCCGAACAGCTGGCTCGGATCGCGGCCAGTCTTGGCCATGATCTCCGCGGCGAGCAAGCCGAGGATGATGCCGTCCTTGTCGGTGGTCCACACCGTGCCGTCGCGGCGCAGGAACGAGGCCCCTGCACTCTCCTCGCCGCCGAAGCCGAAGCCGCCGCCAACGAGGCCATCGACGAACCATTTGAAGCCGACCGGCGTCTCGACCAGCTTGCGGCCGAGCTTCTTGGCGACGCGGTCGATGATGGAGCTCGACACCACCGTCTTGCCGATCGCGGCGTCCTTGCCCCAGTTCGGACGATGCGCGAACAGGTACGCAATCGCGGTCGCGAGATAGTGGTTCGGATTCATCAATCCGTTCGTGCGCGTCACGATGCCATGGCGGTCGGCGTCGGTGTCGTTGGCGAACGCGACGTCGAAGCGGTCGCGCATGCCGATCAGGCTCGCCATCGCGTAGGGCGAGGAGCAGTCCATGCGGATCTTGCCATCCCAGTCGACCGTCATGAAGCGGAAGGTCGGATCGATCGCCTCGTTCACCACCGTGGCCTTCAGACCGTAGCGTTCGATGATCGGATGCCAGTAATGCACGGCGGCGCCGCCGAGCGGATCGATGCCGATATTGATGCCGGCGGACTTGACGAGATCGAGATCGACCACGTTGCCGAGATCGGCGACATAGGGCGTGATGAAGTCATAGGCATGGACGGTCGCCGACTTGCGCGCCTTGGCATAGTCCATGCGTACGACGCCTTTCAGCCCATCGGCGAGATAGGCGTTGGCCCACTTCTCGACGACGCCGGTCACATCGGTATCGGCCGGCCCGCCATGCGGCGGATTGTATTTGTAGCCGCCATCCTCCGGCGGATTGTGCGAGGGCGTGACCACGACGCCGTCGGCGAGGCCCGATGTGCGGCCTTTGTTGTAGGTGAGGATGGCGTGCGAGATCACCGGCGTCGGCGTGTAGCCGCCGTCGCGGTCGATCATGATGTCGACGCCGTTGGCCGCAAAGACCTCGACGGCGCTGACCAGCGCCGGTTCGGCCAGCGCGTGGGTGTCGATGCCGATGAACAGCGGGCCGGTCAGCCCCTTTTCCCTTCTGTAGTCACAAATTGCCTGCGTGGTCGCGAGAATGTGGCCCTCGTTGAAGCTGTTCTTCAGCGAGGTGCCGCGGTGGCCGGAGGTGCCGAACGCCACCCGTTGCGCGGGGACCACCGCATCCGGCCTGTTGGCGAAATAGGCCGTCACGAGCCGCGGAATGTTGGTGAGTGCGTCCGGCGAGACCTGCTTGCCCGCCGCGGGATGAACATCAGCCACTGGAAATATCCTCGTCCTGTCGCAGAGATTGCGGATTACCATAGCATCGGCCGGGCCGCCGCCAACCCACAACACGCGCGATGGGCAAGCCGTTCCCCAAGCGGCCATGCTATAGTCGGCGGCATCGAAGCCCTTCGAATCGTCTCATGGTTCTTCCGCGCAAGCTGCTGCTTCTGCTGATCGCCTGGCTTGCCTTCGCCGGCACGTCGTCGCTTGCCTTGGCCGCGGAATTTTACACCGAGGATCTTCGCAGCCCGATGGCGGAGGCCGGGCCGCAGGGGCTGGAGGCGTTTCTGGTCCGCCCGGCTGCGCCGAAGCGCTATCCGCTCGCGCTGCTCAGCCACGGCTCGCCGCGCAGCTTCGACGACCGGGCGACGATGTCCGCGCACAAATATTACGGCATCGCGCTCGAATACGCCCGGCGCGGCTTTGCCGCGCTGATCGTGATGCGGCGCGGTTACGGCACTTCACCCGGCGGTCGCGTCGACAGCGTCGGTGCTTGCGCAACTGCCGCTTACCTGCCGGCGGCGGCGGTCGCGGTCGCGGATTTGCGCGCCGCGATCGATGCGATGGCACGGCGAAGCGACGTCACGACGACAGGCATGATCGCGGCCGGCCATTCCGCCGGCGGGCTCGCCACCGTCGCGCTGAGCGCGCAGGCGCTGCCAGGACTCGTCGCCGCGATCAACTTTGCCGGCGGTCGCGGCTCGCGGGACGATGACGATGTCTGCAATCCGGATGGGCTGGCGCAGGCCTTCGCCAGCTTCGGCAGGACCTCGCGGGTGCCGATGCTCTGGGTCTACGCGACCAACGATTTGTTCTTCGGCCCTGATTTGGCGCGCCGCTTCTATGACGGGTTTCGCGCGGGCGGCGGCAGCGCGAAATTCATCGCGGCACCGCCTTACGGCGAGGACGGCCATTATCTCTATTCAGTGGTGGGCCGGCCGCAATGGACGCCGTTCGTCGACGCGTTCCTGCGCGAGCGCTCCCTCGGCGGCCGCGACATCCTGAGCCCGCCCGATCCGCTGCCACCGCCAAGCCAGCTCAATGAGGCCGCGAGAGGCGAGTTCATGCGCTATCTCGCCAGCACGATGCCGCACAAGGCCTTTGCGGTGTCGCCCAATGGCGGTTACGGCTGGCGTTCGGGGCGCACAACGGTCGACGACGCCCAGCGCGATTCGCTCGCGGCCTGCATGAAATGGTCGCCCGCCTGCACGCTCTATGCGCTCGACGACCGGCTGACCGGGGCTGCGCAACAGAGCTCGACTGATCAGAGTGCCCGCGCGCGGTAGACGGCTCACCTCCCGACCTCGGCCGCCCGCAACCACCGCTCGGCAAATCGGTTGTTAACTCGCAAGATATATGACGTACCTCATGTTGTGGGATCCGGCACGCCTTAACCTCAACGCGACGTGGAGGCACGTTGCGGTCGTCGCGCTTTGGTTGGCATCGATGTGCGTGCATGCACGAGACAACCCTGCAAACGAAGCCGAGACGACCTCGGCAATTGCCGGTCACGATACAGACTTCGGCGCCGGAGAGACGCCGACATCCCGAGCCGCGATCCGAGACATCATCGAAAGTGAAACTGCCAAGGCCGATCTGCCTGCGGACATTGCAGAGGCCGTCGTCTTTGTCGAAAGCGGATACAACCCGACCATCATCGGCAGCGCCGGCGAAGTCGGCCTCATGCAGGTGCGGCCCGAAACGGCTGCGATGCTCGGCTTTCGAGGAAATGGCGCAGAACTCGTGGAACCGGCCACCAATATCCACTATGGTGTGCTTTATCTCAGCCGCGCATGGCGCCTCGCAGGCGGGGACCTCTGTCGCGCTCTGATGAAGTATCGGGCAGGCCATGGCGAGGAGTCGATGACTCCGCGTTCGCAAGTCTATTGCAATCGCGCCCGCAACCGTCTTCTCGCCATGAACTCGGCAGCCGGGCGAACTGAAGCTGCGGCTATCCCAGCCTCAGCATCGGCCCCAACGGCGTTAGCGGTTGCGCCGGCGACGAAATCAGCCCGCAATCAGAAAGCGGAGACTA
Coding sequences:
- a CDS encoding EAL domain-containing protein; this encodes MRTQLTSYLARLFAGDLSAFGGPATDEAVAGHIRAEQMSLVLGYSVGIMLANACNAAVLAIALWHSPDWKLALIWAVIVASAAIAFGLQSHASRRITKPQFVSRRAMHRLARNAFILGAVWSIVPVAFFANASTGGQLVITCLCSGMLAGGALAFATIPIAAIAFTAPLFVGIAICLGRDGDPAYVLMAILVVVYGTVLLRAVFVNSFSFARRVIRQIEAERTVRQDPLTQLPNRFAFNETLDSALKRLALSGEEFAVLLLDLDRFKEVNDKFGHPAGDEFLVQVASRLQRCTRAAEHVARIGGDEFALVMANLARPEDALEIAERFVAAFAEPFPIEGRQIAGATSVGIVLAPRDGNTPLDVMKNADAALYRAKKAGPGTVCFFEEADDRSSRDRKALQSDLAGAIARDELFLVFQPFLDLGDNRITGFEALLRWQHPQRGLIPPSEFIPIAEETGLIHEIGEWVIRRACATLADWPEEIRVAVNFSAAQFHNNGILQIIVQALADAKIAPHRLEIEITESMLLSKYGSAASVLNALLQLGVTVALDDFGTGFSSLTYLRKLPFSRIKIDQSFIRDMLVQPDCAAIVKSVISLARDLRIGVVAEGVETADQLEYLRQTQCDEVQGYLIGRPVPAEQVLALLDPKKRRATYAA
- a CDS encoding PDR/VanB family oxidoreductase — protein: MRFIETWTPATLLETRDLAPGIREFLIKPDQFDGAAYALGSHINVTVTINGQPETRSYSLVGEVSSRGLRIAVRRAEDSRGGSRYMWQLAPGARLDITQPSSLLAVDWTRENYCLIAGGIGITPILGAAQALARRGADVTLHYAVRSRGEAAYLDELAAMLGQRLVVHAGDEGRRLDLDALFASLPRGALTLFCGPMRMLDAARHAWIGAGHPLTDLRYETFGSSGSLPTEMFRVRLKDSGVEIEIPRERSMLDVLNAAGHEVMFDCKRGECGLCAIDVVEVEGEIDHRDVFFSDHQKESNQKICACVSRARGIITVDTLLRVDAV
- a CDS encoding GntR family transcriptional regulator; its protein translation is MAEREVDRSVSQTVKAQLALRDQILSGSLRPGERISELQAVETTGASRTPVRMALVRLEEEGLLEAIPSGGFMVKAFSERDISDSIELRGTLEGLAARFAAERGVSARELEPLKECLAAIDELLRQVPISVDAFSSYVTLNARFHALLTELSRSPPLIRQIDRASALPFASPSGFVMAQSALPEAQQILIIGQEHHRVVIDAIENREGARAEAVMREHARLAVRNLRLALRNRTHLDLLPALARISFAATE
- a CDS encoding aromatic ring-hydroxylating dioxygenase subunit alpha yields the protein MTKPFPMNAWYAAAWDADVKPALMPRTICGKHVVMYRKADGSVTALEDACWHRLVPLSKGRLEGDTVVCGYHGLKYNSQGRCTFMPSQETINPSACVRAYPVVERHRYIWLWMGDPALADPALVPDMHWNHDPAWAGDGKTIRVNCDYRLVLDNLMDLTHETFVHGSSIGNDAVAEAPFDVTHGEKTVTVARWMRGIEAPPFWAKQLGKPGLVDRWQIIRFEAPCTIAIDVGVAPTGTGAPEGDRSQGVNGFVLNTITPETEKTCRYFWAFVRNYRLGEQRITTEIREGVSGIFHEDELILEAQQRAMDENPDRVFYNLNIDAGAMWTRKLIDKMVAKENPPQHLQAAE
- the pgm gene encoding phosphoglucomutase (alpha-D-glucose-1,6-bisphosphate-dependent); amino-acid sequence: MADVHPAAGKQVSPDALTNIPRLVTAYFANRPDAVVPAQRVAFGTSGHRGTSLKNSFNEGHILATTQAICDYRREKGLTGPLFIGIDTHALAEPALVSAVEVFAANGVDIMIDRDGGYTPTPVISHAILTYNKGRTSGLADGVVVTPSHNPPEDGGYKYNPPHGGPADTDVTGVVEKWANAYLADGLKGVVRMDYAKARKSATVHAYDFITPYVADLGNVVDLDLVKSAGINIGIDPLGGAAVHYWHPIIERYGLKATVVNEAIDPTFRFMTVDWDGKIRMDCSSPYAMASLIGMRDRFDVAFANDTDADRHGIVTRTNGLMNPNHYLATAIAYLFAHRPNWGKDAAIGKTVVSSSIIDRVAKKLGRKLVETPVGFKWFVDGLVGGGFGFGGEESAGASFLRRDGTVWTTDKDGIILGLLAAEIMAKTGRDPSQLFGDLTAELGVPHYARIDVAATVPQKNILKSVTPEQLGLKDLAGDPVRATLSKAPGNGQPFGGIKVETDFGWFAARPSGTEDVYKIYAESFRSTEHLKRIQREAQVGLAKVFGA
- a CDS encoding dienelactone hydrolase — protein: MVLPRKLLLLLIAWLAFAGTSSLALAAEFYTEDLRSPMAEAGPQGLEAFLVRPAAPKRYPLALLSHGSPRSFDDRATMSAHKYYGIALEYARRGFAALIVMRRGYGTSPGGRVDSVGACATAAYLPAAAVAVADLRAAIDAMARRSDVTTTGMIAAGHSAGGLATVALSAQALPGLVAAINFAGGRGSRDDDDVCNPDGLAQAFASFGRTSRVPMLWVYATNDLFFGPDLARRFYDGFRAGGGSAKFIAAPPYGEDGHYLYSVVGRPQWTPFVDAFLRERSLGGRDILSPPDPLPPPSQLNEAARGEFMRYLASTMPHKAFAVSPNGGYGWRSGRTTVDDAQRDSLAACMKWSPACTLYALDDRLTGAAQQSSTDQSARAR
- a CDS encoding transglycosylase SLT domain-containing protein codes for the protein MLWDPARLNLNATWRHVAVVALWLASMCVHARDNPANEAETTSAIAGHDTDFGAGETPTSRAAIRDIIESETAKADLPADIAEAVVFVESGYNPTIIGSAGEVGLMQVRPETAAMLGFRGNGAELVEPATNIHYGVLYLSRAWRLAGGDLCRALMKYRAGHGEESMTPRSQVYCNRARNRLLAMNSAAGRTEAAAIPASASAPTALAVAPATKSARNQKAETKPKEVYARYRQGTTAASRAYWAAHEARIGLIKARIEAKWRRVASR